A genomic window from Pygocentrus nattereri isolate fPygNat1 chromosome 22, fPygNat1.pri, whole genome shotgun sequence includes:
- the LOC119262096 gene encoding E3 SUMO-protein ligase ZBED1-like translates to MCKKLVGHFSHSWKKKEALKKAQRELNLPEHSLITECPTRWGTRQRMMERILEQQRALSQVLSENRNTRHLVPSWQDIEVLESVNRALKPLQKFTDALSGEDYVSISYVQPVLQLLKTKTLAEDKEDSELTRSVKAKILDYMERKYEDSATQSLLDTSSFLDPRFKADYISAESLIDIKAKLMAEMKTTQMEREPVFDATAEVQTGSPQSHGAQSEKRKKRTLGSLLQSAIPSTSSSVPLPTGTDQAVVESEFNSYLLIPTIDSEGDPLARWRKHHLNFPHLSVLARKYLCVPATSAPSERPFSASGNVVTCQRSCLKPSKVNMQVFLAKNL, encoded by the exons ATGTGTAAAAAGCTGGTCGGACATTTCTCACACAGTTGGAAAAAGAAGGAAGCACTGAAGAAAGCTCAGAGGGAGTTGAACCTGCCGGAACATTCTCTAATTACAGAATGCCCAACAAGATGGGGCACAAGGCAGCGGATGATGGAAAGAATACTGGAGCAGCAGCGGGCCCTGTCACAGGTTCTCTCAGAGAACAGAAATACACGACATCTGGTTCCTTCATGGCAGGACATAGAGGTCCTTGAATCAGTAAACAGGGCACTGAAGCCACTCCAGAAGTTTACCGACGCCCTGTCTGGAGAAGATTATGTGAGCATATCTTATGTGCAACCAGTTCTTCAGCTGCTGAAGACAAAGACTCTTGCAGAAGATAAGGAGGACAGTGAGCTGACACGCTCAGTCAAAGCCAAAATTCTGGACTACATGGAGAGGAAGTATGAGGATTCTGCAACACAGTCTCTACTGGACACTTCTTCTTTCCTGGATCCCAGGTTCAAGGCAGACTACATCAGTGCTGAAAGCCTCATAGACATCAAGGCAAAATTGATGGCTGAAATGAAGACAACACAAATG GAGAGGGAACCTGTTTTTGATGCCACAGCAGAAGTACAGACAGGGTCTCCTCAGAGCCATGGAGCACAAagtgagaagaggaaaaagaggacTTTAGGAAGCCTGTTACAGTCTGCCATCCCATCTACATCCTCCTCTGTACCACTACCCACTGGCACTGACCAAGCTGTTGTCGAATCAGAATTCAACAGCTATCTTCTCATACCCACAATTGACAGTGAGGGAGATCCTTTGGCCCGATGGAGGAAGCACCACCTCAACTTTCCTCATTTAAGTGTGCTTGCCAGGAAGTATCTTTGTGTGCCTGCCACTAGTGCACCCTCTGAAAGACCTTTCAGTGCCTCAGGAAATGTAGTGACCTGTCAGCGTTCATGCTTAAAACCAAGCAAAGTAAATATGCAGGTTTTCTTGGCCAAAAATCTTTAA